From one Lycium ferocissimum isolate CSIRO_LF1 chromosome 5, AGI_CSIRO_Lferr_CH_V1, whole genome shotgun sequence genomic stretch:
- the LOC132057818 gene encoding uncharacterized protein LOC132057818: MKRTKVSITREKKNQGLRTEESISFSDEDVEGIIQPHNYALVIFVLINKSQVKRILIDLGSSTNIILWKVVEQLGLLDQIVLEARFLNGFNMTCETKNGEITLPVNTVGTVQKTKFYIIKGEMRYNALLGRTWMHDMRAVPLMLHQMLKFPTPEGVKTIHREQPAAREMFTVEEVAPILKALSLKAIKKVSQWKRC; the protein is encoded by the coding sequence ATGAAGAGGACAAAGGTCTCAATCACTCGGGAAAAAAAGAACCAGGGATTGCGTACGGAGGAGTCCATTTCCTTCAGTGATGAGGATGTGGAGGGCATCATTCAACCCCACAATTATGCTTTGGTAATTTTTGTCCTCATTAATAAATCTCAGGTTAagcgtattttgattgatctaGGTAGTTCGACCAATATTATCCTTTGGAAAGTGGTAGAGCAGCTAGGGCTGTTGGACCAAATTGTGCTGGAAGCTCGGTTTCTAAACGGGTTCAACATGACATGTGAAACTAAGAATGGGGAAATCACTCTGCCAGTGAATACCGTCGGGACAGTTCAAAAAACGAAGTTCTACATCATCAAAGGAGAGATGAGATACAATGCATTGCTTGGTAGGACTTGGATGCACGACATGAGGGCAGTACCCTTGATGTTACACCAAATGTTGAAATTTCCGACCCCTGAGGGGGTAAAAACAATTCATAGGGAGCAGCCGGCTGCAAGGGAGATGTTTACAGTTGAAGAAGTAGCTCCAATACTGAAGGCACTATCTTTAAAGGCAATAAAAAAAGTTAGTCAATGGAAAAGATGCTAA